One genomic window of Oncorhynchus kisutch isolate 150728-3 linkage group LG24, Okis_V2, whole genome shotgun sequence includes the following:
- the nemp1 gene encoding nuclear envelope integral membrane protein 1, with protein MAGYMKWKNGPLSKIVLLIVLLCILGSHQTSGSNINIINIKDGQESDRTGSSHFCYLNPIVPGWKETWTRIQIRVWSSKQLKVTVVEDEEKLQELEHFSVWGLVQYLMLEQTNETTISISLFSPKTCFKIDPINLGAQYTVMPIRKFDIYMFVTFLAGVLLFIFADSLSRSQVFYYSAGMSTGMIASLIILIFIMARFLPKKSPFYMVIVGGWSFSIYIIQLVFRNLQMILREHWHVAFGYAAVVGFISFAVCYRHGPLVEERSINILSWTLQLFGLLLIYSGIQVQQVALAIIVAAFCSKNLEYSISLILLAWRKVTPTLRWKPEPRRLLNEEEFQKQGEVETQHALEELRKYCSSPDFSKWKTVSRLASPKRFADFVEGSPHLISNEVSVHAQEYGSFFEDDFFDTDEEDDDDEEENMMNALKKEDLGWKDRDL; from the exons ATGGCGGGATACATGAAATGGAAAAATGGACCCCTCTCAAAAATAGTTTTGTTAATTGTGCTTTTGTGTATATTAGGTTCACACCAAACCTCAG GAAGTAATATCAACATAATCAATATCAAAGATGGCCAGGAGTCTGACAGAACAGGGTCGAGTCACTTCTGCTATCTCAACCCAATTGTTCCAGGTTGGAAGGAAACATGGACAAGAATCCAG ATTCGAGTATGGAGCTCGAAACAGCTGAAGGTGACTGTTGTGGAGGATGAGGAGAAGCTGCAGGAACTAGAACACTTCAGTGTCTGGGGTCTTGTGCAGTATCTAATGCTTGAGCAGACCAATGAAACCACCATCAGCATCAGCCTGTTCAGCCCAAAGACCTGCTTCAAGATCGACCCCATCAACCTTGGAGCACAATACACTGTAATGCCCATACGAA AATTTGACATTTACATGTTTGTGACATTCCTGGCTGGAGTGCTGTTATTCATCTTTGCAGACTCACTCAGCAG GAGTCAGGTATTCTATTACTCTGCTGGCATGAGCACAGGTATGATTGCCTCCCTTATCATCCTCATCTTCATCATGGCACGCTTTCTGCCCAAG AAAAGCCCATTTTACATGGTAATAGTTGGTGGCTGGTCCTTTTCCATTTACATCATCCAGCTTGTGTTCAGGAACCTGCAGATGATTCTGAGAGAGCACTGGCACGTGGCTTTTG GCTATGCTGCAGTGGTTGGGTTTATCAGTTTTGCCGTGTGCTATCGTCATGGCCCTCTTGTGGAGGAAAGGAGTATAAATATCCTGTCCTGGACACTGCAGTTGTTTGGCCTGCTACTGATCTACAGTGGGATCCAGGTTCAGCAAGTGGCGTTGGCCATCATCGTGGCTGCCTTCTGCTCTAAGAACCTGGAGTATTCCATTTCATTGATCCTTCTGGCTTGGCG CAAAGTCACGCCAACTCTGCGCTGGAAGCCAGAGCCTCGTCGGCTGCTGAATGAAGAGGAGTTCCAGAAACAGGGGGAGGTGGAGACGCAGCATGCCCTGGAGGAGCTGAGGAAGTACTGCAGCAGTCCAGACTTCAGCAAATGGAAAACCGTCTCTCGACTTGCGTCCCCGAAAAG GTTTGCCGATTTTGTGGAGGGATCACCTCACCTGATATCGAATGAGGTTTCTGTGCATGCGCAGGAATATGGATCGTTCTTTGAGGATGATTTCTTTGACACGGatgaggaagatgatgatgatgaggaggagaataTGATGAATGCTTTGAAAAAAGAAGACCTTGGATGGAAAGACAGAGACTTGTGA
- the LOC109869274 gene encoding ORM1-like protein 2 isoform X4 encodes MMNVGVAHSEVNPNTQVMNSRGIWLAYLLLVTMLHVILLSIPVLTVPLVWTLTNVIHNLVMYLFLHTVKGTPFETPDQGKACLLTHWEQMDNGIQFTSSRKFLTISPIVLGPES; translated from the exons AT GATGAATGTGGGTGTGGCTCACAGTGAGGTGAACCCCAACACGCAGGTAATGAACAGCAGAGGGATCTGGCTGGCATACCTACTGCTGGTCACCATGCTGCACGTTATCCTGTTGAGCATCCCTGTCCTCACAGTGCCCCTTGTCTGGACCCTCACAAATGTCATCCATAATCTG GTGATGTACTTGTTTCTGCACACGGTGAAAGGAACTCCTTTTGAGACACCAGACCAGGGCAAAGCTTGTTTACTCACACACTGGGAACAGATGGACAACGGCATCCAGTTCACATCCTCACGCAAATTCCTCACCATCTCACCCATTGTACT aggacctgagtcctag
- the LOC109869274 gene encoding ORM1-like protein 2 isoform X1, giving the protein MMNVGVAHSEVNPNTQVMNSRGIWLAYLLLVTMLHVILLSIPVLTVPLVWTLTNVIHNLVMYLFLHTVKGTPFETPDQGKACLLTHWEQMDNGIQFTSSRKFLTISPIVLYILASFYTKYDATHFLVNTGTLLSVLLPKLPLFHGVRIFGINKGPES; this is encoded by the exons AT GATGAATGTGGGTGTGGCTCACAGTGAGGTGAACCCCAACACGCAGGTAATGAACAGCAGAGGGATCTGGCTGGCATACCTACTGCTGGTCACCATGCTGCACGTTATCCTGTTGAGCATCCCTGTCCTCACAGTGCCCCTTGTCTGGACCCTCACAAATGTCATCCATAATCTG GTGATGTACTTGTTTCTGCACACGGTGAAAGGAACTCCTTTTGAGACACCAGACCAGGGCAAAGCTTGTTTACTCACACACTGGGAACAGATGGACAACGGCATCCAGTTCACATCCTCACGCAAATTCCTCACCATCTCACCCATTGTACT GTATATTCTAGCCAGTTTCTACACCAAGTACGATGCCACGCATTTCCTGGTCAATACAGGCACTCTCCTCAGTGTCCTCCTTCCAAAGCTGCCCCTGTTCCATGGAGTACGAATATTTGGGATCAATAA aggacctgagtcctag
- the LOC109869274 gene encoding ORM1-like protein 2 isoform X2, translating to MNVGVAHSEVNPNTQVMNSRGIWLAYLLLVTMLHVILLSIPVLTVPLVWTLTNVIHNLVMYLFLHTVKGTPFETPDQGKACLLTHWEQMDNGIQFTSSRKFLTISPIVLYILASFYTKYDATHFLVNTGTLLSVLLPKLPLFHGVRIFGINKGPES from the exons ATGAATGTGGGTGTGGCTCACAGTGAGGTGAACCCCAACACGCAGGTAATGAACAGCAGAGGGATCTGGCTGGCATACCTACTGCTGGTCACCATGCTGCACGTTATCCTGTTGAGCATCCCTGTCCTCACAGTGCCCCTTGTCTGGACCCTCACAAATGTCATCCATAATCTG GTGATGTACTTGTTTCTGCACACGGTGAAAGGAACTCCTTTTGAGACACCAGACCAGGGCAAAGCTTGTTTACTCACACACTGGGAACAGATGGACAACGGCATCCAGTTCACATCCTCACGCAAATTCCTCACCATCTCACCCATTGTACT GTATATTCTAGCCAGTTTCTACACCAAGTACGATGCCACGCATTTCCTGGTCAATACAGGCACTCTCCTCAGTGTCCTCCTTCCAAAGCTGCCCCTGTTCCATGGAGTACGAATATTTGGGATCAATAA aggacctgagtcctag
- the LOC109869274 gene encoding ORM1-like protein 2 isoform X3, which translates to MMNVGVAHSEVNPNTQVMNSRGIWLAYLLLVTMLHVILLSIPVLTVPLVWTLTNVIHNLVMYLFLHTVKGTPFETPDQGKACLLTHWEQMDNGIQFTSSRKFLTISPIVLYILASFYTKYDATHFLVNTGTLLSVLLPKLPLFHGRT; encoded by the exons AT GATGAATGTGGGTGTGGCTCACAGTGAGGTGAACCCCAACACGCAGGTAATGAACAGCAGAGGGATCTGGCTGGCATACCTACTGCTGGTCACCATGCTGCACGTTATCCTGTTGAGCATCCCTGTCCTCACAGTGCCCCTTGTCTGGACCCTCACAAATGTCATCCATAATCTG GTGATGTACTTGTTTCTGCACACGGTGAAAGGAACTCCTTTTGAGACACCAGACCAGGGCAAAGCTTGTTTACTCACACACTGGGAACAGATGGACAACGGCATCCAGTTCACATCCTCACGCAAATTCCTCACCATCTCACCCATTGTACT GTATATTCTAGCCAGTTTCTACACCAAGTACGATGCCACGCATTTCCTGGTCAATACAGGCACTCTCCTCAGTGTCCTCCTTCCAAAGCTGCCCCTGTTCCATGGA aggacctga
- the LOC109869274 gene encoding ORM1-like protein 2 isoform X5 produces MMNVGVAHSEVNPNTQVMNSRGIWLAYLLLVTMLHVILLSIPVLTVPLVWTLTNVIHNLVMYLFLHTVKGTPFETPDQGKACLLTHWEQMDNGIQFTSSRKFLTISPIVL; encoded by the exons AT GATGAATGTGGGTGTGGCTCACAGTGAGGTGAACCCCAACACGCAGGTAATGAACAGCAGAGGGATCTGGCTGGCATACCTACTGCTGGTCACCATGCTGCACGTTATCCTGTTGAGCATCCCTGTCCTCACAGTGCCCCTTGTCTGGACCCTCACAAATGTCATCCATAATCTG GTGATGTACTTGTTTCTGCACACGGTGAAAGGAACTCCTTTTGAGACACCAGACCAGGGCAAAGCTTGTTTACTCACACACTGGGAACAGATGGACAACGGCATCCAGTTCACATCCTCACGCAAATTCCTCACCATCTCACCCATTGTACTGTAA
- the LOC109869159 gene encoding uncharacterized protein LOC109869159 → MQYGPAELQSIVEEIRVMYLPFITVVGLLAVFTVALGAPINQTVGISWNEVTEGSLKLNELAKRLITEELSHLKNVERVVKGPRVLVEATDKCDPKNLRADSMPCLKKMVFALKNYSTVFGIISQFKNNCAKTGKMVNTVVKKLLLDLKEPHPHSEEKWQEVKSWEEPGLCRDNIEKLFSFSILMARVFAPGDPAKHIMDSPKYCI, encoded by the exons ATGCAATACGGACCTGCAGAACTGCAATCAATCGTAGAAGAAATCAGAGTCATGTACCTGCCGTTCATAACCGTTGTTGGCCTTCTTGCGGTATTTACAGTTGCATTAGGCGCTCCAATTAATCAAACAGTTGGAATCAGTTGGAATGAAGTCACAGAGGGCTCTTTAAAACTAAATGAACTTGCTAAAAGACTCATAACTGAG GAGCTCAGTCATTTgaaaaatgtggaaagagttgtCAAAGGGCCAAGAGTGCTGGTGGAAGCCACAGACAAATGTGATCCAAAAAACCTAAGAGCAGATTCAATG CCTTGTCTTAAGAagatggtttttgctctgaagaactacagtacagtatttgGGATAATTAGTCAGTTCAAGAATAACTGTGCAAAAACTGGAAAGATGGTGAACACAGTAGTGAAAAAACTCCTTTTAGACTTGAAG GAGCCCCATCCTCATTCAGAAGAGAAGTGGCAGGAAGTGAAGAGCTGGGAAGAGCCAGGACTGTGCCGTGACAATATTGAGAAGCTGTTCTCCTTCTCCATCCTCATGGCTCGGGTCTTTGCCCCTGGTGATCCTGCAAAACACATAATGGATTCGCCTAAATATTGTATCTAA